Proteins encoded within one genomic window of Mesobacillus subterraneus:
- the proC gene encoding pyrroline-5-carboxylate reductase: protein MKKLVFVGAGSMAEAMISGIGASGLLPGEQIWVTNKQDTDRLHTLEQRYGIKATYDSGALFKDADAVVLAMKPKDAAAAIEEVKSYLPEGTLVISVLAGISIETIESAAGKSLAVARAMPNTSAAIGKSATALAVNSLVNEMQKTLVQELFNTIGMTTNVEEYQLDAVTGLSGSGPAYIYYLVEAMEKSAAEIGLEKQTAKQLIIQTLLGAAEMLTKSDKEPAQLRFEVTSPGGTTEAGISILEQHGVQTAFVSCIKEATAQSKRLGQLLGNELAAANRPL from the coding sequence ATGAAGAAGCTTGTTTTTGTTGGAGCAGGTTCGATGGCAGAAGCGATGATTTCCGGAATAGGGGCAAGCGGGCTTCTTCCGGGAGAGCAGATTTGGGTTACTAATAAACAGGATACTGACAGATTACACACTCTGGAGCAGAGGTATGGAATCAAAGCGACATATGATTCAGGGGCACTTTTTAAAGACGCGGATGCAGTCGTCCTGGCAATGAAACCGAAGGATGCAGCAGCAGCAATCGAGGAGGTCAAATCTTATTTACCAGAAGGAACGCTTGTCATTTCCGTCCTCGCTGGGATTTCGATTGAGACAATTGAGTCAGCAGCAGGAAAATCGCTGGCAGTAGCAAGGGCAATGCCAAATACCTCGGCTGCGATTGGCAAATCGGCAACTGCCCTGGCAGTCAACTCCCTGGTGAATGAAATGCAAAAGACACTGGTGCAGGAGCTTTTTAACACGATTGGCATGACAACAAACGTTGAGGAATATCAGCTTGACGCAGTCACAGGATTATCAGGAAGCGGACCAGCGTATATTTATTACCTTGTTGAAGCGATGGAGAAAAGCGCCGCCGAAATCGGTCTTGAAAAGCAAACCGCAAAGCAGCTGATTATCCAGACGCTACTGGGAGCGGCAGAAATGCTGACGAAATCGGATAAGGAGCCTGCCCAGCTTCGCTTTGAGGTGACCAGCCCGGGCGGTACGACCGAAGCTGGAATCAGCATTCTTGAGCAGCATGGCGTCCAAACTGCTTTCGTTTCTTGTATAAAAGAAGCCACAGCCCAATCAAAAAGGCTTGGCCAACTGCTTGGCAATGAACTAGCAGCCGCAAATCGCCCGCTCTAA
- a CDS encoding histidine phosphatase family protein, whose amino-acid sequence MKTIYLVRHASATGQPVDSPLTEHGRKQAMALVDFFKRKEIDLIYCSPFKRAVDTIKPLSDSRGIRVLEDDRLGERVLSTVNFEDWRDKLKQTFEDFELVFEGGESHSAAMNRAKSLIEDLLCSEHDHILLVSHGNMTTLLMRYFNESFGYDCLMEMTNPDVFELVVSSEKTMLNRIWDDRI is encoded by the coding sequence TTGAAAACAATCTATCTTGTACGACATGCAAGTGCGACTGGCCAGCCTGTAGACTCACCACTGACTGAACACGGCAGGAAACAGGCGATGGCACTAGTTGACTTTTTCAAGCGAAAAGAAATAGATCTCATCTATTGTAGCCCTTTTAAAAGAGCCGTCGATACCATTAAACCACTTTCAGATTCAAGGGGCATAAGGGTCCTTGAAGATGACAGACTCGGAGAAAGAGTGCTGAGTACGGTCAATTTTGAGGACTGGCGTGATAAGCTAAAGCAAACCTTTGAGGATTTTGAGCTTGTTTTTGAAGGAGGAGAATCCCATTCAGCTGCGATGAATCGTGCGAAATCACTGATTGAGGATTTATTATGTTCAGAACATGACCACATTTTACTAGTCAGCCATGGTAACATGACTACATTGCTCATGCGGTATTTCAATGAAAGTTTCGGTTACGACTGCCTGATGGAAATGACGAATCCGGATGTATTCGAACTTGTCGTTTCCAGTGAAAAAACGATGCTAAATCGAATATGGGATGACCGAATTTAG
- a CDS encoding zinc ribbon domain-containing protein: MNGNGCIKCGSKDAGQKDVAMTGTGLSKMFDFQNNQFTVVYCKNCGYSEFYNKNASAGSNILDLFFG, from the coding sequence ATGAACGGAAATGGTTGTATTAAGTGCGGAAGCAAAGATGCAGGACAGAAAGATGTTGCGATGACAGGAACGGGCTTGTCCAAGATGTTTGATTTCCAAAATAACCAGTTTACTGTCGTTTACTGCAAGAATTGCGGATACTCAGAGTTTTACAATAAAAATGCTTCTGCAGGTTCTAATATCCTTGATTTGTTCTTCGGATGA
- the zwf gene encoding glucose-6-phosphate dehydrogenase — protein sequence MAQTEKPTALIMIFGATGDLANRKLFPSLYNLFEKGKLDKFAVVGVARRSLSNEEFQLKVKESVKQNGETEADIDEFVSKFYYHSHDVTDSSSYLALGKLAEELDSHYELNGNRIFYLAMAPEFFGTIAEHLKKDKLTDVSGFKRLVIEKPFGHDLESAKVLNKQIRKAFSEDEIYRIDHYLGKEMVQNIEVIRFANAMFEPLWNNRYISNIQVTSSETLGVEERGRYYEKSGALRDMVQNHMLQMVSLLAMEPPIKLTTDEIRSEKVRVFRALRPIKGEEVNEYFVRGQYDQGSMNETDVPAYRQEEMVNPESNTETFVAGKLMIDNFRWAGVPFYIRTGKRMKAKSTKIVIQFKDIPMDLYYQPEKTVKPNLLVIHIQPEEGITLHLNAKKSGQGTDATPVKLNYANKGIDGLNTPEAYEKLLFDSLRGDATNFTHWDEVALSWSFVDNISEVWENTKEPSFPNYTSGSMGPDAADKLLEQDGFFWWSLTEIDVEKC from the coding sequence GTGGCACAAACCGAAAAACCAACAGCCTTAATCATGATCTTCGGGGCTACGGGAGACCTGGCAAACCGTAAATTGTTTCCTTCCCTCTATAATTTGTTTGAAAAAGGAAAACTGGACAAATTCGCGGTCGTCGGCGTTGCCCGCCGCTCACTTTCTAATGAAGAATTTCAGCTGAAGGTAAAAGAATCTGTGAAGCAAAATGGGGAGACAGAAGCTGACATCGACGAATTTGTTTCCAAGTTTTATTATCATTCCCATGATGTTACTGATTCAAGTTCTTATCTCGCTCTTGGAAAGCTTGCAGAAGAATTGGACAGCCACTATGAACTTAATGGCAATAGAATCTTCTACCTGGCAATGGCACCAGAATTTTTTGGAACGATTGCTGAACATTTAAAGAAGGATAAGCTTACTGACGTATCCGGGTTTAAACGCCTTGTCATCGAAAAGCCTTTCGGGCATGATCTTGAGTCAGCAAAAGTGTTGAACAAGCAAATTCGGAAAGCCTTTTCTGAAGATGAAATCTATCGAATTGACCATTATCTTGGGAAGGAAATGGTTCAAAACATTGAGGTAATCCGTTTTGCAAATGCGATGTTCGAACCACTTTGGAATAACCGATACATTTCCAATATCCAGGTGACATCAAGTGAAACGCTTGGAGTCGAAGAACGCGGACGCTATTATGAGAAAAGCGGCGCTCTAAGGGATATGGTTCAGAACCATATGCTGCAGATGGTTTCCTTACTTGCAATGGAGCCGCCTATCAAGCTGACGACAGATGAAATCCGTTCAGAAAAAGTACGAGTGTTCCGTGCTCTCCGTCCTATAAAAGGCGAGGAAGTCAATGAGTATTTTGTTCGCGGTCAATATGATCAAGGCAGCATGAATGAAACAGACGTCCCTGCATACCGCCAGGAGGAAATGGTCAACCCTGAATCGAATACGGAGACTTTTGTCGCTGGTAAGCTGATGATTGATAATTTCCGCTGGGCTGGAGTCCCTTTCTATATCCGTACAGGAAAAAGAATGAAGGCCAAGTCAACTAAAATTGTGATCCAATTCAAAGATATTCCGATGGATTTGTATTACCAGCCGGAGAAAACGGTGAAACCAAATCTTCTCGTCATTCATATCCAGCCTGAAGAAGGAATCACGCTTCACTTAAACGCCAAGAAATCCGGCCAGGGTACTGACGCTACACCTGTAAAATTGAATTATGCCAATAAAGGAATCGATGGGCTGAACACACCGGAAGCATATGAAAAACTCCTATTCGATTCATTGCGTGGCGATGCTACAAATTTCACGCATTGGGATGAAGTCGCATTATCTTGGAGCTTTGTTGATAATATTTCAGAAGTCTGGGAAAACACAAAGGAACCGTCATTCCCGAACTATACGTCAGGCTCCATGGGTCCTGACGCAGCAGACAAGCTGCTAGAGCAAGATGGATTCTTCTGGTGGTCACTTACTGAAATCGATGTAGAAAAATGCTAA
- the rnz gene encoding ribonuclease Z: MDVFFLGTGAGVPAKLRNVTSIALKLLEERGTVWLFDCGEATQHQILHTSIKPRRIEKIFITHLHGDHIYGLPGLLSSRSFQGGESMVTVYGPPGIKEYIEVSLRISKSYLKYHIEIIELKEGIIFEDEQFIVEARLLEHGIPSYGYRVKEKDRPGTLLADKLQSAGVKPGPDYRKIKNGEEVILDDGTVIDPAAFVGPPQKGRIVTILGDTRVCPNAQVLAQNADLLVHEATFSADEGTLAFEYFHSTTLQAAETALNAGVKKLCLTHISSRYDRNDWKELEKEARTVFANTVVSEDFMEINVPYEQDWIKGCFD; the protein is encoded by the coding sequence ATGGATGTTTTTTTTCTTGGAACAGGGGCAGGCGTCCCAGCCAAGCTGAGGAATGTGACCTCAATCGCACTGAAATTGCTGGAGGAACGGGGAACTGTATGGCTGTTTGACTGTGGGGAAGCAACTCAGCATCAAATTTTACATACAAGTATCAAGCCGCGGAGGATTGAAAAAATCTTCATTACCCACCTGCACGGAGATCATATATATGGTTTGCCTGGGTTGCTGTCGAGCCGTTCCTTCCAGGGAGGAGAGTCGATGGTTACGGTTTATGGGCCTCCCGGAATTAAAGAGTATATCGAGGTATCTTTGAGAATTAGTAAATCCTACTTGAAATATCATATTGAAATCATCGAGCTGAAGGAAGGAATCATTTTTGAAGATGAGCAGTTTATCGTTGAAGCACGACTGTTAGAGCATGGAATCCCCTCATATGGGTACAGAGTAAAGGAAAAAGATCGTCCCGGGACCTTGCTTGCTGACAAGCTTCAAAGTGCAGGGGTGAAGCCCGGTCCTGACTACAGGAAAATCAAGAACGGGGAAGAAGTCATATTGGACGACGGAACGGTCATCGATCCTGCTGCATTTGTCGGTCCGCCGCAAAAAGGAAGGATTGTCACGATTTTGGGTGACACAAGGGTTTGTCCAAATGCTCAAGTGCTTGCACAAAATGCAGATCTTCTCGTCCACGAAGCAACTTTTTCAGCAGATGAAGGTACACTTGCCTTTGAATATTTCCATTCAACTACTCTGCAGGCCGCAGAAACAGCCTTGAATGCTGGTGTGAAAAAACTGTGCCTGACCCATATTAGCTCCAGGTATGACCGCAATGACTGGAAGGAGCTTGAAAAGGAAGCACGAACAGTTTTTGCCAATACTGTTGTCTCAGAAGATTTTATGGAAATTAACGTACCTTATGAACAGGACTGGATAAAGGGGTGTTTTGATTGA
- a CDS encoding ArsR/SmtB family transcription factor, producing the protein MKEQDVCQVNCVHNDKVEQVAAGLKEQNTFEAAKIFKALSDETRIKIAYSLYVGKELCVCDVAAVVNSSTATASHHLRLLKNLGLAKYRKEGKLVYYSLVDDHVKQLIHLAFEHQKEMELND; encoded by the coding sequence TTGAAGGAGCAGGATGTCTGTCAGGTCAATTGCGTCCATAATGATAAAGTTGAACAGGTAGCTGCTGGGTTAAAGGAACAAAATACTTTTGAAGCAGCAAAAATATTCAAAGCTTTATCAGATGAAACTAGGATTAAAATTGCATACTCACTATATGTTGGCAAAGAGCTTTGTGTCTGTGATGTAGCAGCGGTCGTAAACTCGTCTACAGCAACAGCTTCACACCATTTGAGGCTGTTGAAAAATCTAGGGCTTGCTAAGTATCGCAAAGAAGGAAAGCTTGTTTATTATTCACTGGTGGATGACCATGTGAAGCAATTGATTCACCTAGCGTTTGAACATCAAAAGGAGATGGAGTTGAATGACTGA
- a CDS encoding heavy metal translocating P-type ATPase → MTEAAQSGEKTIYRVQGFTUAGCAGKFEKNVKHLDGVFDAKVNFGASKLTVFGKASIEELEQAGAFENLRLYPDKAEIIPEKKKPFWQENFTVLISLVMIIAAYFFQFNYGEESLPAILLFLGAIIVGGYSLFKSGIKNLLKLDFDMRALMTVAIIGAAIIGEWSEGAVVVILFAISEVLERYSMDKARASIRSLMDIAPKEALVRRNGREYSINVNEIEVGDIMIVKPGEKIAMDGEVLAGFSAVNQAAITGESVPADKNIGDEVFAGTLNGEGLIEVKITKLVDDTTIAKIIHLVEEAQAEKAPSQAFVDRFAKYYTPIIILIAFLVAIVPPLFFGAGWSEWIYQGLAVLVVGCPCALVISTPVSIVTAIGNAAKHGVLVKGGVHLEEMGALKAIAFDKTGTLTKGVPAVTDFKMVSGEDSSGLFAVIAALENKSQHPLASAIVRKAEADAVPYLDQVIEDFTSVTGKGLKGTVDGITYYIGSPNYLGEIVEGGIPGAVAEVISRLQSEGKTVMVAGVKSRVLALIAVADEVRESSREVVSRLHELGIEQTIMLTGDNKGTAKAIGSQAGVSDIESDLLPEDKLNFIKALQKNHGKVAMVGDGINDAPALAAATVGVAMGGAGTDTALETADIALMSDDLKKLPFTIKLSRKTLAIIKQNIAFSIGVKLLALLLVIPGWLTLWIAIFADMGATLIVTLNGLRLLRVKDK, encoded by the coding sequence ATGACTGAAGCAGCGCAATCTGGCGAGAAAACCATATACCGGGTACAGGGCTTCACCTGAGCAGGCTGTGCCGGAAAGTTCGAAAAGAACGTAAAACACCTGGATGGTGTTTTTGATGCAAAAGTTAATTTTGGCGCTTCCAAGCTGACTGTTTTCGGTAAAGCCTCCATTGAAGAACTGGAGCAAGCTGGCGCATTTGAGAACCTGCGGCTTTACCCGGATAAAGCAGAGATTATCCCTGAAAAAAAGAAACCGTTCTGGCAGGAAAACTTTACGGTACTGATCAGCTTAGTTATGATCATTGCCGCGTATTTTTTCCAGTTTAATTATGGCGAAGAAAGCTTGCCGGCCATCTTGTTATTTTTAGGAGCCATTATTGTAGGTGGCTACTCCCTGTTTAAGAGTGGGATAAAGAATCTTCTCAAACTCGATTTTGACATGAGGGCACTGATGACTGTTGCCATCATCGGTGCTGCCATAATTGGCGAGTGGAGCGAGGGTGCTGTCGTTGTTATTTTGTTTGCGATTAGTGAAGTGCTTGAGAGATATTCAATGGATAAGGCAAGAGCCTCGATTCGTTCGTTAATGGATATCGCCCCAAAAGAAGCGCTGGTCCGCAGGAATGGCAGGGAATACAGCATAAACGTAAATGAAATAGAAGTCGGAGACATCATGATTGTAAAACCCGGCGAGAAAATTGCCATGGATGGGGAAGTGCTTGCGGGGTTCTCGGCTGTCAACCAGGCGGCAATCACAGGGGAATCTGTACCAGCCGATAAGAACATAGGCGATGAGGTGTTTGCCGGTACGCTGAATGGAGAAGGTCTCATTGAGGTTAAAATCACTAAACTGGTCGATGATACCACAATCGCCAAAATCATTCACCTTGTCGAAGAGGCACAGGCGGAAAAGGCCCCTTCCCAGGCATTTGTTGACCGCTTCGCCAAGTATTACACACCGATTATTATCCTTATCGCATTTTTGGTCGCTATTGTTCCGCCCCTATTCTTCGGTGCAGGATGGAGCGAGTGGATTTATCAAGGCCTGGCTGTCCTCGTTGTCGGCTGCCCGTGTGCCCTTGTCATTTCAACACCAGTTTCAATCGTGACAGCGATTGGCAATGCCGCTAAACATGGTGTGCTTGTAAAGGGTGGCGTCCACCTTGAGGAAATGGGGGCACTGAAAGCAATTGCCTTTGATAAGACTGGGACGCTCACAAAAGGAGTGCCAGCTGTTACCGATTTCAAAATGGTATCTGGCGAAGATTCAAGCGGCCTTTTTGCAGTAATTGCCGCCCTTGAAAATAAATCACAGCATCCGCTTGCATCTGCGATTGTCCGTAAAGCAGAAGCAGACGCAGTACCTTACTTGGATCAAGTAATAGAAGATTTCACATCGGTAACCGGTAAAGGTTTAAAGGGAACTGTCGACGGAATTACTTATTATATCGGCAGTCCTAATTACCTTGGAGAAATTGTTGAAGGTGGAATCCCCGGTGCAGTAGCTGAAGTAATTTCACGTCTGCAGTCTGAGGGCAAAACAGTCATGGTTGCAGGAGTTAAGTCTAGAGTACTTGCTTTGATCGCGGTTGCGGACGAAGTAAGAGAGTCGAGCAGGGAAGTCGTTTCCCGACTGCATGAGCTTGGTATTGAACAAACAATCATGCTGACTGGTGACAACAAAGGAACAGCAAAGGCCATTGGCAGCCAGGCTGGTGTGTCTGATATTGAATCCGATTTGCTTCCAGAAGATAAGCTCAATTTCATAAAAGCCCTGCAGAAAAACCACGGAAAAGTCGCGATGGTCGGAGATGGAATCAATGACGCACCTGCACTAGCCGCTGCGACGGTTGGAGTCGCGATGGGCGGAGCAGGCACCGATACGGCACTCGAAACCGCGGATATCGCCCTGATGTCCGATGACTTGAAAAAGCTGCCGTTCACGATTAAATTGAGCCGCAAAACTCTGGCAATCATCAAACAAAACATCGCCTTCTCAATTGGCGTGAAATTGCTGGCACTGCTATTGGTCATCCCCGGCTGGCTCACCCTGTGGATCGCGATTTTTGCAGATATGGGAGCGACCTTGATTGTTACTCTGAATGGCTTGAGGCTTTTGAGAGTCAAGGATAAATAG
- a CDS encoding class I SAM-dependent methyltransferase, producing MKNSWNKVIYKGWAPIYDAIFNAGPFSKARDALFKDIHFKPGDKVLFVGVGTGADIDRLPHENLEITAIDYSEDMFQKAKDKYRNSKITFLQMDAQQLDFTDGAFDYVVGSLILSVVPDGRKAFGEMVRVCRKDGLVLVFDKFAEPGKSLSTFKKTIRHVIKLFGTDIGVSFEKISETQKTNVRLIFDEGVMFGNMYRRILLEKDC from the coding sequence ATGAAAAACTCTTGGAATAAGGTTATCTACAAAGGCTGGGCGCCAATTTATGATGCCATTTTCAATGCTGGCCCTTTTTCGAAGGCGAGAGATGCATTATTTAAAGATATCCACTTCAAGCCCGGAGATAAGGTGCTGTTCGTTGGTGTCGGAACAGGTGCTGACATCGATAGATTGCCCCATGAAAACTTGGAAATCACCGCGATCGATTATTCAGAAGATATGTTTCAGAAAGCGAAGGATAAATATCGAAACTCGAAGATTACTTTTTTGCAAATGGATGCCCAACAGCTCGATTTCACTGATGGTGCCTTTGATTACGTTGTTGGAAGTTTAATATTGTCAGTAGTTCCTGACGGCAGAAAGGCATTTGGCGAGATGGTAAGAGTTTGCCGAAAGGATGGCTTGGTGCTGGTATTCGATAAATTTGCAGAGCCGGGGAAAAGCTTATCCACTTTTAAAAAGACTATTAGGCATGTGATCAAGCTGTTTGGAACGGATATCGGTGTATCTTTTGAGAAAATCTCCGAAACGCAAAAGACAAATGTTAGGCTGATTTTTGATGAAGGAGTCATGTTCGGGAATATGTACCGGAGAATTTTGCTCGAAAAAGACTGTTAA
- a CDS encoding YwaF family protein, producing the protein MEWLGHSNEDFDFNMFSASHFTILAIFVLVNTFIFIYRKKLSDERWRKVELATALSLILIEITNHLWMYKHGVWKIGRSMPLELCNIGLLLAIGLLLTRKKIYFELLFFIALLGATQAIITPALTYDFPHFRFFHFFYAHLMIVWVTLYFLWVKAYYPTFGSVVKVVLFINLMLPAILFVNKVADGNYWFLRHKPKSPSFMDILGPYPWYILSMESLLVFLSFIVWLCLRSWLKDNKKTSFSES; encoded by the coding sequence ATGGAATGGCTTGGCCACAGTAATGAAGACTTCGATTTCAATATGTTTTCTGCGAGTCATTTTACGATATTGGCAATCTTTGTTTTGGTTAATACTTTCATTTTCATTTATCGAAAAAAATTAAGTGATGAAAGATGGAGGAAAGTGGAGCTGGCAACTGCATTGTCCTTAATCTTGATTGAGATCACGAATCATCTATGGATGTACAAGCATGGAGTCTGGAAAATAGGCCGATCGATGCCCCTGGAATTATGCAATATAGGCCTCCTGCTCGCAATTGGATTATTATTGACCAGGAAGAAGATCTATTTCGAGCTATTATTTTTCATTGCTTTATTAGGGGCAACACAAGCCATTATCACACCTGCATTAACTTACGATTTTCCACATTTCCGCTTTTTCCACTTTTTCTATGCACATCTGATGATTGTGTGGGTAACCCTATATTTCCTATGGGTAAAAGCTTATTACCCCACCTTCGGTTCCGTGGTAAAAGTTGTTCTATTTATCAACCTGATGTTGCCAGCAATCCTGTTCGTTAATAAGGTTGCTGACGGAAACTATTGGTTCTTACGCCATAAACCTAAAAGTCCAAGTTTCATGGATATACTCGGACCTTACCCATGGTACATTTTATCAATGGAGAGTTTATTGGTGTTTTTAAGTTTCATTGTATGGCTCTGTTTGCGAAGCTGGCTAAAAGATAATAAAAAAACTTCTTTTTCAGAGTCATGA
- a CDS encoding glycosyltransferase: protein MLIILLSLTLVIWIAATIDALIGFRKLDSLEKAEAADRGPLLSVIVAARNEEEHIVQSVRTQMIQSYQNVEWILVNDRSEDGTGQVMEDLKKSDSRIKVIHVESLPEGWLGKNHALYKGCQLAAGNMLLFTDADVMYHPQAFSKAVGYFQKHELDHLTATPNLSARQFWLKAFVAFFLFGFSYYKRPWLGNNPRSKTGVGIGAFNMISRSAYEKVGTHEYIRMRPDDDLQLGMMVKRQGLKQRIVTAMTLIEVEWYQSLNDALAGLEKNTFAGLHYRISMVLFSVFGVFVSQVVPFFTLFSTNHAVAILSAANLVFLAFLYVMVTKKMTKFSPWLFFVLPFTALLFIFSILRASYLTIKRGGIIWRGTKYTLAELRKNTLR from the coding sequence GTGCTTATCATTTTACTTTCTTTGACTTTGGTCATCTGGATTGCAGCGACGATTGACGCTTTGATTGGTTTCAGGAAATTGGATTCCCTTGAAAAAGCTGAAGCTGCTGACCGGGGACCACTGCTCAGCGTAATCGTGGCTGCCAGAAATGAAGAGGAACATATTGTCCAGAGCGTTCGCACGCAGATGATACAATCCTATCAAAATGTTGAATGGATTTTGGTAAATGACCGCTCCGAGGATGGAACAGGTCAGGTGATGGAAGACTTAAAGAAGTCAGATTCGAGAATCAAAGTCATCCATGTCGAGAGTTTGCCAGAAGGATGGCTCGGCAAGAACCATGCTCTCTATAAAGGCTGCCAGCTCGCAGCTGGCAACATGCTCTTGTTTACGGATGCTGATGTTATGTATCATCCCCAGGCTTTTTCAAAGGCGGTTGGCTATTTTCAAAAGCATGAGCTCGATCATTTGACCGCGACTCCGAACCTTAGTGCAAGGCAGTTTTGGCTAAAAGCCTTCGTTGCCTTCTTTTTGTTTGGCTTTTCTTATTACAAGAGGCCGTGGCTTGGCAATAATCCACGTTCTAAAACGGGAGTCGGCATCGGTGCGTTCAATATGATTTCCCGGTCGGCCTATGAAAAAGTCGGCACCCATGAATATATAAGGATGCGGCCTGATGATGACTTGCAGCTGGGAATGATGGTAAAGCGTCAGGGGCTCAAGCAGAGGATCGTCACTGCTATGACGCTCATTGAAGTGGAATGGTACCAAAGCTTGAATGATGCATTAGCTGGTCTTGAGAAAAATACCTTTGCCGGTCTTCACTACCGGATCAGCATGGTATTATTTTCAGTATTTGGTGTCTTTGTTTCCCAGGTTGTGCCTTTCTTCACTCTTTTTTCAACAAATCATGCTGTTGCCATTTTAAGTGCTGCCAATCTCGTATTCCTGGCTTTCCTTTATGTGATGGTTACAAAGAAGATGACGAAATTTTCACCATGGCTGTTCTTTGTCCTTCCGTTCACTGCCCTGCTGTTCATTTTCTCCATCCTGAGAGCCAGCTACCTGACAATCAAAAGAGGCGGTATCATCTGGCGCGGAACGAAATATACGCTTGCTGAATTAAGAAAAAACACATTGCGGTGA
- the namA gene encoding NADPH dehydrogenase NamA — protein sequence MEKKLFSPYKIKDLTLKNRIVMAPMCMYSCEKEDGIVTDFHMTHYVSRAVGQVGLVILEATAVTPQGRISHQDLGIWSDEHVPGLTALTEQIKQSGAAAGIQLAHAGRKAALRNEIIAPSALVFDENYKEPKAMTVEEIKETVEAFRLAAERSKHAGFDVIEIHAAHGYLINQFLSPLTNKREDEYGGTAEKRFRFLQEILEEVKTVWDGPLFVRVSASDYHDAGLTIDDYVTIGASLKELGVDLIDVSSGAVVPARINAYPGYQVKFAEKIKHEADVATGAVGLITTGIQAEEILQNDRADLIFIARELLRDPYWSRTAAKELGTSIESPKQYERGWIF from the coding sequence TTGGAAAAGAAATTATTTTCCCCTTACAAAATTAAAGATTTAACTCTGAAAAACCGGATTGTCATGGCTCCGATGTGTATGTACTCATGCGAAAAAGAAGACGGGATTGTCACAGACTTCCATATGACACACTATGTGAGCCGAGCTGTCGGTCAGGTCGGCCTGGTCATTCTTGAGGCAACTGCAGTGACGCCGCAAGGACGGATTTCCCATCAGGACCTGGGAATCTGGAGCGATGAGCATGTGCCAGGTCTGACAGCTTTGACGGAACAAATCAAGCAGAGCGGTGCAGCTGCTGGGATCCAGCTGGCACATGCCGGGCGAAAAGCAGCATTGCGTAATGAAATCATCGCGCCTTCTGCTTTAGTGTTTGACGAGAATTATAAAGAACCGAAGGCTATGACAGTCGAAGAAATTAAGGAAACCGTCGAGGCGTTCAGGCTTGCTGCAGAAAGATCAAAGCATGCTGGCTTCGATGTCATTGAAATTCACGCTGCACATGGCTATTTAATCAACCAGTTCCTCTCCCCGCTTACGAATAAACGAGAGGACGAATACGGCGGCACTGCCGAGAAGCGCTTCCGCTTCCTTCAGGAAATTCTTGAAGAGGTAAAGACGGTATGGGATGGACCTCTGTTTGTCCGGGTTTCAGCTAGTGACTATCATGATGCTGGCCTGACCATCGATGATTATGTGACAATTGGTGCATCACTAAAAGAACTGGGAGTTGACCTGATTGATGTCAGCTCAGGCGCCGTTGTCCCAGCAAGAATCAATGCCTATCCAGGCTACCAAGTTAAATTCGCTGAAAAAATCAAGCATGAAGCTGATGTAGCTACTGGTGCAGTAGGATTGATCACGACAGGAATCCAGGCAGAAGAAATACTGCAGAATGATCGCGCAGATTTAATTTTCATCGCCCGCGAACTGCTGCGAGATCCATACTGGTCAAGGACAGCGGCTAAGGAGCTTGGAACGAGTATCGAATCTCCTAAGCAATATGAACGAGGATGGATATTCTAA